One Chryseobacterium sp. StRB126 genomic region harbors:
- a CDS encoding T9SS type A sorting domain-containing protein: MKNRFILKIFAAIICIAVSHAWARTPSVPKPIDTSIGFKYGANLPPSVYDLDPLIIISQNVNEKGLVVMKGNFQKPTTAGDVKVTIKYKDAQNNWVSLWCKTFAGNYDYDEELTANFELPSSVLSAHSVKIELSSNETVTNWTSVTWNKTVNHYKQSDYTYGNCDLDENQYTLLFTPKKNGTVVYNPNGTVSGVKDRVTSQHLVRKLDDIVLSFQGNAALDNSNTSSPVINITNPNNLPTIASSQKYIYQNSNTSPFEFSYHDPVYMFAGKFSNESFFINFSNWFLLASDGGEDLGRGYLDFTKPNALVNRYYSLYNYINEKLGDVFANQQPVVIVISKVTGLRVYKANGQYIALSALSNYNTTNDFGYPPLNGKQRGPGSENFSLSNTSQASLYGVGAIRNRKVINSWNGPSRPLMDIESEINKFIKYVGIFTNPVTEECPVACFTINSGAVSDYGDWSKAPNSYIFTGKDKKTNAEVDGLYIPVKKAYTMWNSNPLMGGNPIPAGAVTADVYWEDIHGLIKSGENYSLEIIGSGEEAKIKVPINKTKEGNAVIAYKVNGEVFWSWHVWVTDDPTNGSTYKSFDRVKRQRTDGTVELIPDSDWGWMDRNLGALSNTITGTEFNKNGGLLYQWGRKDPIPPLVYKGNDFYEASGSVGRIRHRQSRNMANGSQKIDNLIKTVTLSNATVPNNLRLSIKNPLSLIYVNKDDNSGQALYNNNANLQVNWFGNSITLPANRLSELNLWSDNSKGFITNGDLSNDNSANPYRDKSPFDPCPNGWRIPSVLVANLGDTSYIDNVRVDFSPFGVKNNISINAFEANKYHIIKPNDNSAPAYMKGFKIYNNVGVDLSNVGGNNMGIFPGTGMLVRNYHEGQYTDQHETYLWTATMTRFFDATSSVSARSFHMIPDRDQPDVPDPSLPSITGRYQYYPITGGVTSAAHGCRCIKDPLYEVNNYNFPTEYFNNVVEYAEGLNNPNSYTVVKNTVESTIQIPISKAFSAQSKLLNNPDILNPSNFNNLKVNVLWSTATGLISNIALSNAAPTSLADISNTNINVKIAPNQSGNAVVTLHNGSITNPIYWSWHIWVTNTPISSVSYVTELPNQAAVNYINYIKPGEVIKTGIMDRDLGANQAIAETNKTTSTGGLHFQWGRKDPLPVFVNANRNSIPVYLGTVQANGSVTYTTLAAATYYSDSYLKKYPDYSVQANVLATDKVADKISKVLSYSVKNPMIFMVPNMTTKSADTNHTNGADWLANEPNLAPERWGRGGKKSPFDPCPEGWRIPDPTGVSNTNVGTSPFYKPTGGISIPNNYGGTRINRSPYSSAAIAYSFGDVAYNIGSFANLGVRGGRNTIEASPASPDFNAIDYVYGGFWLGALGSNYTGRALRTEIQYIGNYLISFSSNADPYFAQNCRCVKVQYDENGNELGPIPKLQITSLSAARATNVLAKSVIEDKITQNKFELFPNPVKSILYIKGNERVKEYYYQIYNMSGQMIKSGKFENEQTDLSSLLSGAYLVRINNSETIVKIIKE, from the coding sequence CCATCAAGTACAAAGATGCCCAAAACAACTGGGTATCTTTATGGTGTAAAACTTTTGCAGGGAATTATGACTATGATGAAGAACTTACCGCCAATTTCGAGCTGCCGTCATCAGTTTTGAGTGCACATTCCGTTAAAATTGAATTAAGCTCAAATGAAACGGTGACAAATTGGACATCAGTTACATGGAATAAAACGGTAAACCACTACAAGCAATCGGATTATACTTATGGGAACTGTGATCTGGATGAAAACCAGTACACCCTTCTGTTTACCCCTAAAAAGAATGGAACTGTAGTGTATAATCCGAATGGAACCGTTTCAGGGGTTAAAGACAGGGTGACTTCCCAGCATCTGGTAAGAAAACTGGATGATATTGTTTTGTCTTTCCAGGGGAATGCCGCATTAGATAATTCCAATACCAGTTCACCGGTAATTAACATTACAAACCCGAATAACCTTCCTACAATAGCAAGTTCGCAGAAATATATTTATCAGAACAGTAATACCAGTCCTTTCGAGTTCTCTTATCATGATCCGGTGTATATGTTTGCGGGAAAATTTTCCAATGAAAGTTTCTTTATCAACTTCAGTAACTGGTTTTTACTAGCGTCTGATGGAGGTGAGGATTTAGGCAGGGGATATCTGGATTTTACCAAGCCTAATGCTCTTGTTAACAGATATTATAGCCTTTATAACTATATCAATGAAAAATTAGGCGATGTATTTGCCAATCAGCAGCCTGTTGTTATTGTGATCAGTAAGGTTACAGGATTAAGAGTTTATAAAGCCAACGGACAATATATTGCTCTTTCTGCGCTAAGCAACTACAATACGACCAATGATTTTGGGTATCCACCTCTTAATGGCAAGCAGAGAGGTCCCGGTTCTGAGAATTTTTCATTAAGTAATACTTCTCAGGCATCATTGTATGGTGTAGGTGCTATCAGAAACAGAAAAGTAATCAATAGCTGGAACGGTCCATCAAGACCTTTGATGGATATAGAAAGCGAGATCAATAAGTTTATAAAGTATGTAGGAATTTTTACCAACCCGGTTACTGAGGAATGCCCTGTTGCCTGCTTTACGATTAACTCCGGAGCTGTATCTGACTATGGAGACTGGTCCAAAGCTCCAAACAGTTATATCTTCACGGGTAAGGATAAGAAAACCAATGCTGAAGTAGATGGTCTTTATATTCCTGTAAAAAAGGCATATACAATGTGGAACTCCAATCCTCTTATGGGCGGAAATCCTATCCCGGCCGGTGCTGTAACTGCAGATGTATATTGGGAAGATATCCATGGATTAATAAAATCCGGAGAAAATTACAGTTTGGAAATTATAGGCTCGGGAGAAGAGGCAAAGATAAAAGTTCCGATCAACAAAACGAAAGAAGGAAATGCTGTAATCGCTTACAAAGTAAACGGAGAGGTCTTCTGGTCGTGGCACGTATGGGTTACTGACGACCCTACAAACGGTTCAACATATAAGAGTTTTGATAGGGTGAAAAGACAAAGGACTGACGGAACTGTAGAATTAATCCCTGATTCAGACTGGGGATGGATGGACAGAAATCTTGGAGCTTTAAGCAATACGATCACTGGAACTGAATTTAACAAAAACGGAGGTCTGCTGTACCAATGGGGAAGAAAAGATCCGATTCCTCCATTGGTATACAAAGGAAATGACTTTTATGAAGCTTCAGGATCTGTTGGAAGGATAAGACACAGACAGTCCAGAAATATGGCGAATGGTTCACAGAAGATCGATAATTTAATTAAAACGGTAACATTATCCAATGCAACAGTTCCCAATAACCTCCGTTTATCTATTAAAAATCCGCTAAGCTTAATTTATGTAAATAAGGATGATAATTCGGGACAGGCGCTTTATAATAACAATGCCAATCTTCAGGTGAACTGGTTTGGTAATTCAATAACGTTACCTGCCAATAGATTAAGCGAATTAAACTTGTGGTCTGATAATTCAAAAGGCTTTATTACAAATGGAGATTTGAGTAATGACAATAGTGCCAATCCATATAGAGATAAATCTCCTTTTGATCCATGTCCTAACGGATGGAGAATACCTTCTGTATTGGTTGCCAATTTAGGAGATACAAGCTATATTGATAATGTAAGAGTGGACTTTAGTCCGTTTGGTGTTAAGAATAATATATCCATCAATGCTTTTGAAGCCAATAAGTATCATATCATTAAACCAAATGATAACAGTGCTCCTGCTTATATGAAAGGTTTTAAAATTTACAACAATGTGGGAGTAGATCTAAGCAATGTAGGAGGGAATAACATGGGAATATTCCCAGGTACAGGTATGCTTGTAAGGAATTACCATGAAGGACAGTATACAGATCAGCATGAAACGTATTTATGGACTGCAACAATGACTAGGTTTTTCGATGCAACATCTTCCGTTTCAGCCAGAAGTTTCCATATGATTCCGGACAGAGACCAGCCGGATGTCCCTGATCCTTCTTTACCTTCCATCACAGGAAGATATCAATATTATCCTATAACTGGGGGAGTAACTTCCGCAGCTCATGGATGCAGATGTATTAAAGATCCTTTGTATGAAGTTAATAATTATAATTTCCCTACCGAATACTTTAATAATGTGGTAGAATATGCTGAAGGATTAAACAATCCTAACTCGTATACTGTTGTGAAGAATACAGTAGAATCTACTATTCAGATCCCAATCAGTAAAGCATTCTCTGCTCAAAGCAAGCTGCTTAACAATCCTGATATTCTGAATCCATCGAATTTCAATAATCTGAAAGTTAATGTACTGTGGTCTACTGCTACTGGCTTAATCAGTAATATTGCACTTTCTAATGCTGCTCCCACTTCGTTGGCTGATATTTCTAACACCAATATTAATGTTAAGATTGCTCCGAACCAATCAGGGAATGCTGTGGTTACGCTGCATAATGGAAGCATCACCAATCCTATTTACTGGAGCTGGCATATTTGGGTAACCAATACGCCTATCAGTTCAGTTAGCTATGTTACTGAATTACCTAACCAGGCCGCTGTTAACTATATCAATTACATCAAGCCTGGTGAAGTTATCAAAACAGGAATAATGGATAGAGATCTTGGGGCTAACCAGGCTATTGCAGAAACTAATAAAACGACTTCTACCGGAGGCTTACACTTCCAATGGGGTAGAAAAGACCCGCTGCCTGTTTTTGTAAATGCTAACAGAAACTCTATTCCTGTTTATTTAGGAACGGTACAGGCCAATGGAAGTGTTACGTATACAACACTTGCTGCTGCAACTTATTATTCGGATTCCTATCTTAAAAAGTATCCTGATTATTCTGTACAGGCGAATGTATTGGCTACAGATAAAGTAGCGGATAAAATCAGCAAGGTGTTATCCTATTCCGTGAAAAATCCAATGATCTTTATGGTTCCTAACATGACCACGAAATCAGCGGATACTAATCATACCAATGGAGCAGACTGGTTGGCAAATGAACCTAACCTGGCTCCGGAAAGATGGGGAAGAGGCGGTAAAAAGTCTCCTTTCGATCCTTGTCCTGAAGGATGGAGAATTCCCGATCCAACAGGAGTATCCAATACCAATGTAGGGACGAGTCCTTTTTATAAACCTACTGGAGGAATCAGCATTCCTAATAATTATGGAGGAACAAGAATCAACAGAAGTCCCTATAGTTCCGCTGCTATTGCATATTCTTTTGGTGATGTAGCTTATAATATAGGAAGCTTTGCCAATTTGGGAGTAAGGGGGGGGCGAAATACCATAGAAGCAAGTCCTGCTTCTCCGGATTTCAATGCTATTGATTACGTGTATGGAGGTTTTTGGTTAGGAGCTTTAGGTTCTAATTATACAGGAAGAGCATTAAGAACGGAGATACAGTATATCGGAAATTACTTAATTTCATTCAGTAGTAATGCTGATCCATATTTTGCTCAAAACTGCCGTTGTGTTAAAGTACAATATGATGAAAACGGAAATGAGTTAGGCCCAATTCCTAAACTGCAGATTACCTCATTGTCTGCGGCTAGAGCAACGAATGTTTTAGCAAAGTCTGTAATTGAGGATAAAATAACCCAAAATAAATTTGAGTTATTCCCTAACCCTGTGAAAAGTATATTATACATCAAAGGGAATGAAAGGGTTAAAGAGTATTATTACCAGATTTATAATATGTCTGGCCAGATGATAAAATCAGGTAAGTTTGAAAATGAACAGACTGATCTTTCTTCTTTATTATCCGGAGCCTATTTAGTAAGAATCAACAATTCTGAAACCATAGTAAAGATTATCAAAGAATAA
- a CDS encoding T9SS type A sorting domain-containing protein: protein MKKKSTLKIFAAVLCIASSHTWARAASVPEPGETSIGFKHMTALPPSVYDLDPLIIISQNVNEKGLVVMKGNFQKPTTAGDVKVTIKYKDAQNNWVSLWCKTFAGNYDYDEELTANFELPSSVLSAHSVKIELSSNETVTNWSSVTWNKTVNHYKQSDYTYGNCDLDENQYTLLFTPKKNGTVVYNPNGTVSGVKDRVTSQHLVRKLDDIVLSFQGNAALDNSNTSSPVINITNPNNLSTIASSQKYIYQNSDTSPFEFSYHDPVYMFAGKFSNESFFINFSNWFLPPSEGGEDWGRGYLDFTNPNALVNRYYNLYNYINEKLGDVFANQQPVVIVISKVTGLRVYKANGQYIALSALSNYNTTNDFGYPPLNGKQRGPGSENFSLSNTSQASLYGVGAIRNRKVINSWNGPSRPLMDIESEINKFIKYVGIFTNPVTEECPVACFTINSGAVSDYGDWSKAPNSYIFTGKDKKTNAEVDGLYIPVKKAYTMWNSNPLMGGTPIPAGAVTADVYWEDIHGLIKSGENYSLEIIGSGEEAKIKVPINKTKEGNAVIAYKVNGEVFWSWHVWVTDDPTNGSTYKSFDGVKRQRTDGTVELIPDSDWGWMDRNLGALSNTITGTEFNKNGGLLYQWGRKDPIPPLVYKGNDFYEASGSVGRIRHRQSRNMANGSQKIDNLIKTVTLSNATVPNNLRLSIKNPLSLIYVNKDDNSGQALYNNNANLQVNWFGNSTTLPANRLSELNLWSDNSKGFITSGNYNSDTSANPYRDKSSFDPCPNGWRIPSVLISNLGNGSYIDDLRVDFSPFGIKNNISINAFEANKYHIIKPNDNSAPAYMKGFKIYNNVGVDLSNVGGNNMGLFPGTGVLVRNYHEGQYTDQHETYLWTATMPKWFDATPVVSARGFRMIPDRDQPDVPDPSLPSITGRYQYYPIGSGATSGANGCRCIKDPLYEVNNYNFPTEYFNNVVEYAEGLNNPNSYTVVKNTVESTIQIPISKAFSAQSKLLNNPDILNPSNFNNLKVNVLWSTATGLISNIALSNAAPTSLADISNTNINVKIAPNQSGNAVVTLHNGSITNPIYWSWHIWVTNTPISSVSYVTELPNQAAVNYINYIKPGEVIKTEIMDRDLGANQAIAEANKTTSTGGLHFQWGRKDPLPVFVNANRNSIPVYLGTVQANGSVTYTTLAAATYYSDSYLKKYPDYSVQANVLATDKVADKISKVLSYSVKNPMIFMVPNMTTKSADTNHTNGADWLANEPNLAPERWGRGGKKSPFDPCPEGWRIPDLTGVSNTIIGATPFYKPTGGISIPNNYGGTRINRTPSSSAAVGYSFDNPAYNIGSFANLGVRGGRNTIEASPASPDFNAIDYVYGGFWLGALGSNYTGRALRTEIQYAGNYLTPFSSNADPYFAQNCRCVKVQYDENGNELGPIPKLQITSLSAARATNVLAKSVIEDKITQNKLELFPNPVKSILYIKGNERVKEYYYQIYNMSGQMVKSGKFENEQTDLSSLLSGAYLVRINNSETIVKIIKE, encoded by the coding sequence ATGAAAAAAAAATCGACCTTAAAGATTTTTGCTGCAGTACTTTGTATTGCGTCGTCTCATACATGGGCAAGGGCAGCATCTGTCCCCGAACCCGGTGAGACCAGTATTGGATTCAAACATATGACTGCTTTACCTCCAAGTGTCTATGATCTGGATCCTCTTATCATCATTTCACAAAATGTGAATGAGAAGGGATTGGTAGTTATGAAAGGAAACTTTCAAAAACCCACTACCGCAGGAGATGTAAAGGTTACCATCAAGTACAAAGATGCCCAAAACAACTGGGTATCTTTATGGTGTAAAACTTTTGCAGGGAATTATGACTATGATGAAGAACTTACCGCCAATTTCGAGCTGCCGTCATCAGTTTTGAGTGCACATTCCGTTAAAATTGAATTGAGCTCAAATGAAACGGTGACAAATTGGTCATCAGTTACATGGAATAAAACAGTAAACCACTACAAGCAATCGGATTACACTTACGGGAACTGTGATCTGGATGAAAACCAGTACACCCTTCTGTTTACCCCTAAAAAGAATGGAACTGTAGTGTATAATCCGAATGGAACCGTTTCAGGGGTTAAAGACAGGGTGACTTCCCAGCATCTGGTAAGAAAACTGGATGATATTGTTTTGTCTTTCCAGGGGAATGCCGCATTAGATAATTCCAATACCAGTTCACCGGTAATTAACATTACAAACCCGAATAATCTTTCTACAATAGCAAGTTCGCAGAAATATATTTATCAGAATAGCGATACCAGTCCTTTCGAGTTCTCTTATCATGATCCGGTGTATATGTTTGCGGGAAAATTTTCCAATGAAAGTTTCTTTATCAACTTCAGTAACTGGTTTTTACCACCGTCTGAAGGAGGAGAGGATTGGGGAAGAGGATATCTGGATTTTACCAATCCTAATGCTCTTGTTAACAGATATTATAACCTTTATAACTATATCAATGAAAAATTAGGCGATGTATTTGCCAATCAGCAGCCTGTTGTTATTGTGATCAGTAAGGTTACAGGATTAAGAGTTTATAAAGCCAACGGACAATATATTGCTCTTTCTGCGCTAAGCAACTACAATACGACCAATGATTTTGGGTATCCACCTCTTAATGGCAAGCAGAGAGGTCCCGGTTCTGAGAATTTTTCATTAAGTAATACTTCTCAGGCATCATTGTATGGTGTAGGTGCTATCAGAAACAGAAAAGTAATCAATAGCTGGAACGGTCCATCAAGACCTTTGATGGATATAGAAAGCGAGATCAATAAGTTTATAAAGTATGTAGGAATTTTTACCAACCCGGTTACTGAGGAATGCCCTGTTGCCTGCTTTACGATTAACTCCGGAGCTGTATCTGACTATGGAGACTGGTCCAAAGCTCCAAACAGTTATATCTTCACGGGTAAGGATAAGAAAACCAATGCTGAAGTAGATGGTCTTTATATTCCTGTAAAAAAGGCATATACAATGTGGAACTCCAATCCTCTTATGGGCGGAACTCCTATCCCGGCCGGTGCTGTAACTGCAGATGTATATTGGGAAGATATCCATGGATTAATAAAATCTGGAGAAAATTACAGTTTGGAAATTATAGGCTCGGGAGAAGAGGCAAAGATAAAAGTTCCGATCAACAAAACGAAAGAAGGAAATGCTGTAATCGCTTACAAAGTAAACGGAGAGGTCTTCTGGTCGTGGCACGTATGGGTTACTGACGACCCTACAAACGGTTCAACATATAAGAGTTTTGATGGGGTGAAAAGACAAAGGACTGACGGAACTGTAGAATTAATCCCTGATTCAGACTGGGGATGGATGGACAGAAATCTTGGAGCTTTAAGCAATACGATCACTGGAACTGAATTTAACAAAAACGGAGGTCTGCTGTACCAATGGGGAAGAAAAGATCCGATTCCTCCATTGGTGTACAAAGGAAATGACTTTTATGAAGCTTCAGGATCTGTCGGAAGAATAAGACACAGACAGTCCAGAAATATGGCAAATGGTTCACAGAAGATCGATAATTTAATTAAAACGGTAACATTATCCAATGCAACAGTTCCCAATAACCTCCGTTTATCTATTAAAAATCCGCTAAGTTTAATATATGTAAATAAGGATGATAATTCGGGACAGGCGCTTTATAATAACAATGCCAATCTTCAGGTGAACTGGTTTGGTAATTCAACAACGTTGCCTGCCAATAGATTAAGCGAATTAAACTTATGGTCTGATAATTCAAAAGGCTTTATCACAAGCGGAAATTATAATAGTGATACTAGTGCCAATCCGTATAGAGATAAATCGTCTTTTGATCCATGTCCTAACGGATGGAGAATACCTTCTGTATTGATTTCCAACTTAGGAAATGGAAGTTATATTGATGATTTAAGAGTAGATTTTAGTCCCTTCGGTATCAAGAATAATATATCCATCAATGCTTTTGAAGCCAATAAGTATCATATCATTAAGCCAAATGATAACAGTGCTCCTGCTTATATGAAAGGTTTCAAAATTTACAACAATGTGGGAGTAGATCTAAGCAATGTAGGAGGAAATAATATGGGGTTATTCCCAGGGACAGGTGTTCTTGTTAGAAATTACCATGAAGGACAGTATACAGATCAGCATGAAACGTATTTATGGACTGCAACAATGCCAAAATGGTTTGATGCAACCCCTGTAGTATCAGCCAGAGGTTTCCGTATGATTCCGGACAGAGACCAGCCGGATGTCCCTGATCCTTCTTTACCTTCCATCACAGGAAGATATCAATATTATCCTATAGGTTCAGGAGCAACTTCAGGAGCCAATGGATGCAGATGTATTAAAGATCCTTTGTATGAAGTTAATAATTATAATTTCCCTACCGAATACTTTAATAATGTGGTAGAATATGCTGAAGGATTAAACAATCCTAACTCGTATACTGTTGTGAAGAATACAGTAGAATCTACTATTCAGATCCCAATCAGTAAAGCATTCTCTGCTCAAAGCAAGCTGCTTAACAATCCTGATATTCTGAATCCATCGAATTTCAATAATCTGAAAGTTAATGTACTGTGGTCTACTGCTACTGGCTTAATCAGTAATATTGCACTTTCTAATGCTGCTCCCACTTCGTTGGCTGATATTTCTAACACCAATATTAATGTTAAGATTGCTCCGAACCAATCAGGAAATGCTGTGGTTACGCTGCATAATGGAAGCATCACCAATCCTATTTACTGGAGCTGGCATATTTGGGTAACCAATACGCCTATCAGCTCAGTTAGCTATGTTACTGAATTACCTAACCAGGCCGCTGTTAACTATATCAATTACATCAAGCCTGGTGAAGTTATCAAAACAGAAATAATGGATAGAGATCTTGGGGCTAACCAGGCTATTGCAGAAGCTAATAAAACTACTTCTACCGGAGGCTTACACTTCCAATGGGGTAGAAAAGATCCGCTGCCTGTTTTTGTGAATGCTAACAGAAACTCTATTCCTGTTTATTTAGGAACGGTACAGGCCAATGGAAGTGTTACGTATACAACACTTGCTGCTGCAACTTATTATTCAGATTCCTATCTTAAAAAGTATCCTGATTATTCTGTACAGGCGAATGTATTGGCTACAGATAAAGTAGCGGATAAAATCAGCAAGGTGTTATCCTATTCCGTGAAAAATCCAATGATCTTTATGGTTCCTAACATGACCACGAAATCAGCGGATACTAATCATACCAATGGAGCAGACTGGTTGGCAAATGAACCTAACCTGGCTCCGGAAAGATGGGGAAGAGGCGGTAAAAAGTCTCCTTTCGATCCTTGTCCTGAAGGATGGAGGATTCCTGATTTAACAGGGGTGTCCAATACAATTATAGGAGCAACTCCTTTTTATAAACCTACTGGAGGAATCAGCATTCCTAATAATTATGGAGGAACAAGAATCAACAGAACTCCATCAAGTTCCGCAGCTGTTGGATATTCTTTTGACAATCCTGCTTATAATATAGGAAGCTTTGCCAATTTGGGAGTGAGGGGAGGTAGAAATACCATAGAAGCAAGTCCTGCTTCTCCGGATTTCAATGCTATTGATTACGTGTATGGAGGTTTTTGGTTAGGAGCTTTAGGTTCTAATTATACAGGAAGAGCATTAAGAACGGAGATACAGTATGCCGGAAATTATTTAACTCCATTCAGTAGTAATGCTGACCCATATTTTGCTCAAAACTGCCGTTGTGTTAAAGTACAATATGATGAAAACGGAAATGAGTTAGGTCCAATTCCTAAACTGCAGATCACGTCATTGTCTGCGGCTAGAGCAACGAATGTTTTAGCAAAGTCTGTAATTGAAGATAAAATAACCCAAAATAAACTTGAGTTATTCCCTAATCCTGTGAAAAGTATATTATACATCAAAGGGAATGAAAGGGTTAAAGAGTATTATTACCAGATTTATAATATGTCTGGCCAGATGGTAAAATCAGGTAAGTTTGAAAATGAACAGACTGATCTTTCTTCTTTATTATCCGGAGCCTATTTGGTAAGAATCAACAATTCTGAAACCATAGTAAAGATTATCAAAGAATAA